TGAAAAGAAGTCGTTAATAATAATTCTGCACCACTAAAACGGTAAATAGCTTGCCAATCATCCCCCACAGCAAATAAAGATGTTTGTTTATTTTGCTGTTTTAATGCTGTTAATAATGATGCTCGAAGTGGCGAAATATCTTGAAATTCATCAACAAGAATATGTTTCCATGGGCTAATAAAACGCCCTTTTTCAATAAGATTGATAGCTTGATGCAATAAACCCGAAAAATCTATCGCATCTTCTTCTTTTAATGCCACTTTCCAAGCTTTTAATAAAGGAGATAGCAATTTTAAATATTTTTTAAATGCTTCTGTATATTCAGGTTGTACACTTTCAATTAGTGATTTTTGACTACCTCCTTGCATTCTTAATAAACCAATCCAACGCTCTAATCTTACGGCAACTTGGTTCTCTACTTTTTTATCATGCCAAAATTCACCTTCTGGAATATCCCAGCCAAGTTCTTGAGATAGGCATTCACGCCATCCCTTTGCTTGTGCTTTTTTCTGTTGACATTGATTTCGCCATTCGTCTAATAGTAATGTTCTTCTTTTTTCACTATTTATTTCAAGCTCACTAATTTTAGGTTGCTTTTTTGTTGCTTGCTGAATAATTGATAATGCTAATGCATGAAATGTTTTTGCCGTAATATCGGCATGTAAACGTGCTGAAATACGTTCATTCATTTCTTGTGCTGCTTTACGTCCAAATGCCAATACCAAAATTTGCTCTGGTTGCGCTAAATTTCGGCGTAATAACCATCCTACTCTTGCCACTAATACAGATGTTTTACCGCTTCCCGCTCCCGCTAAAACTAAAATATTTTCTTCACCATTAATAACAGCGCGACATTGTGATCCATTGAGAGGAGATGATTCAATGGTATTAAAAAATTCCGCATGCTCATTTAGCATTTGTGTTATCCACGCGGAATTTTCTTTATTAATAAGTAATTCACCTTGTTTTAGCCACTCTAAACATTGCTGATAGAGTGCTTGGCAATTATCAAATTGGGTAAGACGTTCAAGTGGAAGTGGAATAGCTGAGAAGCTTTCTTTGATAGATTGTTGAATTTCACTAAGGTTAGATTGCTTTATCCATTTATTTGATTGCGTCATTTCAGCAATATTATGGAGTTCCTTCTCAAGAACTTGAGCACTTATTTCACTCATTTCTTGACTCCAATTTTGCCATGTATGATATAGATATCGATAAAATTGCTGAGTTTCCTCCCAGTCTGTTCCATGTAATCGAACCACTTTATCTTCAGGCAATAAAAATTCTAATTCACCCCAGACAATCCCTTTTTTACAGTAAATATTAATCAATTCGTTAAAAGGAATTAAATACTGATGTTTCTCACCACTGACCTCAATACCCGCATTTAACAATTTGACTCTATTATAAGGATGCTGTGCTAAACGTTGTCCCATCGGAGTGGATTTCAGTTCCATACGTAATTCCTGCAATAAATAACAAATAGTCTGTTGTTAAGCTCTTTTTAATCGGTGATAAACCCTATATTCTAAGAGGTAATTATCTTCATCTTGTTTATTTAAGGGCTTTTTTGTGTTCACTTTGCTAAATGGCGCCCGCCGATTTATCTATAATAGCCACTTTCTCTATTATATTCGCATAATAATCGCACTTACAGGAACGACTTTGTTTCCTTGGGTTTTAGGTCAAGAGCCTAAATATACCATTCCGCTAACTTTAGGTGTGGTCGCAGCTGCATTAACTGACTTAGATGATAGGCTTGTCGGACGCTTAAAAAATCTCGTCATTACATTATGCTGTTTTCTTCTTGCATCAGCATCAATAGGATTACTTTATCCCTATCCTATTTTGTTCTTTTTCGGTTTAGCCATTTCAACTTGGGGATTTATTTTATTAGGTGCGTTAGGGCAACGCTACGCGACCATTGCTTTTGGTGCATTACTCATCGCCATTTACACTATGCTCGGTATGCCTATTTTCCCTGTTTGGTATGAACAACCTATTTTACTGTTATTAGGTGCTATTTGGTATAACTCGTTAACCTTGGTTGGTCACTTATTGTTCCCTATTCGTCCAGTGCAAGACAATTTAACCCGGTGTTACCAGCAACTTG
This genomic stretch from Proteus vulgaris harbors:
- the helD gene encoding DNA helicase IV — encoded protein: MELKSTPMGQRLAQHPYNRVKLLNAGIEVSGEKHQYLIPFNELINIYCKKGIVWGELEFLLPEDKVVRLHGTDWEETQQFYRYLYHTWQNWSQEMSEISAQVLEKELHNIAEMTQSNKWIKQSNLSEIQQSIKESFSAIPLPLERLTQFDNCQALYQQCLEWLKQGELLINKENSAWITQMLNEHAEFFNTIESSPLNGSQCRAVINGEENILVLAGAGSGKTSVLVARVGWLLRRNLAQPEQILVLAFGRKAAQEMNERISARLHADITAKTFHALALSIIQQATKKQPKISELEINSEKRRTLLLDEWRNQCQQKKAQAKGWRECLSQELGWDIPEGEFWHDKKVENQVAVRLERWIGLLRMQGGSQKSLIESVQPEYTEAFKKYLKLLSPLLKAWKVALKEEDAIDFSGLLHQAINLIEKGRFISPWKHILVDEFQDISPLRASLLTALKQQNKQTSLFAVGDDWQAIYRFSGAELLLTTSFHHSFGEGAVCALDTTYRFNDTIGDVANSFIQQNPMQLSKPLNSLVKGNKKAVALLSDDQLENLLNKMSGYVEEDETILLLARYHYLKPELLKKAKTRWPKLNLEFMTFHASKGQQADYVIILGLQDGKDAFPAPARESIIELALLPKVEDYPNAEERRLMYVALTRAKKQVWLLFNKQQPSCFVSELNLKVFLYSGNLRIILIFLLNNRRNQEF